A window of [Ruminococcus] lactaris ATCC 29176 genomic DNA:
AAGAGTAGCTATGTTCAGGCTGCCAGAGAGTGGGTGTCATCGGCTGGAAGCATCCTTAAGTTATGAAGATTGTGAAGTGCCCCCGGGAGTTGATCCTGCGAAAGAGTAAGTAGCGGGATACGTTGACACGCGTTAAGTGTATTAAGTGAAAGAAGAGGATTCTTTTATTAGAGTGGAACCGCGGAGAAGACTTCGTCTCTATTTTGAGACGGAGTCTTTGTTGTTCTTAAACTTTTGAATAGGGTGTTAGGAGAGAGGAAAATGAGCATATTATCGTATGTGAAAGATGAAATTCAGGTTATACGGGAGCGTGATCCTGCGATCAAATCGAATATGGAAGTATTTCTTTATCCGAGTTTTAAAGTCATATTGAATTATCGGATCGCACATAAGCTGTATCTGAAAAAGCATTTCTTTTGGGCAAGATGGATCTCCCAGAGGGCTGCACGAAAGACCGGGATTGAAATCCATCCGGGAGCCACAATAGGAAAAGGGCTTTTTATTGACCATGGAAGTGGTGTGATCATTGGAGAAACGACGATCATTGGAGATAATGTGACTTTGTATCAGGGCGTAACACTTGGGGGTACAGGAAAAGAACAGGGAAAGAGACATCCTACTTTAAAAGATAATGTTATGGTCAGTGCAGGGGCAAAAGTAATCGGTTCT
This region includes:
- the epsC gene encoding serine O-acetyltransferase EpsC, giving the protein MSILSYVKDEIQVIRERDPAIKSNMEVFLYPSFKVILNYRIAHKLYLKKHFFWARWISQRAARKTGIEIHPGATIGKGLFIDHGSGVIIGETTIIGDNVTLYQGVTLGGTGKEQGKRHPTLKDNVMVSAGAKVIGSFTIGENSKIGAGSVVLEEVPPNCTVVGVPGRIVKMDNKKVPRSDMDQIHLPDPVLNDIRELQQENIQLHKQLEDMVEYMKCLEKKRKEDAANEDL